One part of the Lycium ferocissimum isolate CSIRO_LF1 chromosome 8, AGI_CSIRO_Lferr_CH_V1, whole genome shotgun sequence genome encodes these proteins:
- the LOC132066618 gene encoding stemmadenine O-acetyltransferase-like, which yields MKVEIEIISKVSIKPSSPTPNDLHHYQLSYLDQITPNILMPLVFFYPAAVNDNITNTHRSDQLKKSLSHVLTKFYPLSGRLVANSHVNCNDEGIPYVEAIAKCNLSEFLLDPVPNELNNFIPCDLHDVKDICLLVQANFFQCGGMAIGIAISHKIADALSTFMFINTWGAIARGKTNVPSPMFNSSILFPPRDTSELKSSITIGKDNIVTKRFVFSASKVSALRDKYTEKGTENTRPPSRIEALSAFLWTRLMASIHEKRDENKIYGIVHTVNLRNRSSPRLPEYLFGNVMQVVVTIPAMVNNSTVEEQGFELVKKVREGIENINSEFVSDLQKTDDKHLSFIKEKASEQRKGSLVLFNFTSLCRLPLYKADFGWGKPIWVGSASLVLKDVIGFLDTKSGNGIEAWVNLKEEDMAIFEADKELLSWCNE from the coding sequence atgaaagttgaaataGAAATCATCTCCAAAGTGTCAATCAAACCATCTTCACCAACACCAAATGACCTTCACCATTACCAACTTTCATATCTTGACCAAATTACTCCTAATATTTTGATGCCCCTAGTTTTTTTCTATCCAGCAGCCGTTAACGATAACATCACTAACACACACAGATCAGATcaactcaagaaatctctaTCACATGTCTTAACCAAATTCTACCCTCTTAGCGGACGTCTAGTGGCCAACTCCCATGTCAATTGCAACGACGAGGGCATACCATATGTAGAAGCTATAGCCAAATGCAATCTCTCTGAGTTCCTTCTTGATCCAGTTCCTAATGAACTTAACAACTTCATCCCTTGTGATTTACATGATGTTAAAGATATCTGCTTACTAGTCCAAGCAAATTTCTTTCAGTGTGGAGGAATGGCTATTGGTATAGCCATTTCTCATAAGATAGCTGATGCATTATCAACTTTCATGTTTATCAATACTTGGGGAGCTATTGCTAGAGGGAAAACCAATGTTCCTAGTCCAATGTTCAATTCTTCAATACTATTTCCTCCAAGAGATACATCAGAGTTAAAATCAAGCATCACAATTGGGAAGGACAACATTGTGACTAAAAGGTTTGTATTCTCTGCTTCTAAAGTATCAGCACTTAGGGATAAGTATACTGAAAAGGGCACCGAAAATACGAGACCTCCCTCGAGGATCGAAGCTTTATCAGCTTTCTTATGGACTCGTTTGATGGCTAGTATTCATGAGAAAAGGGATGAAAACAAGATTTACGGTATAGTCCATACAGTGAACTTACGCAACAGAAGTAGTCCTCGATTGCCTGAATATTTATTCGGGAATGTAATGCAAGTAGTCGTTACAATACCAGCTATGGTTAATAATAGTACTGTTGAGGAACAAGGTTTTGAGCTAGTGAAAAAAGTGAGAGAAGGTATAGAGAACATAAATAGTGAATTCGTATCGGATCTTCAGAAGACTGATGACAAGCACTTGAGTTTTATCAAAGAGAAAGCAAGTGAGCAGAGGAAAGGTAGCTTAGTCTTGTTCAACTTCACTAGTTTGTGTAGATTGCCTCTATACAAAGCTGATTTTGGTTGGGGAAAACCCATATGGGTGGGATCAGCTAGCCTTGTTCTCAAGGATGTTATCGGTTTTCTAGACACAAAATCAGGTAACGGTATAGAAGCCTGGGTAAATCTCAAAGAAGAAGACATGGCTATATTTGAAGCTGACAAGGAGTTGCTTTCTTGGTGTAATGAGTGA
- the LOC132067237 gene encoding serine/threonine protein phosphatase 2A 57 kDa regulatory subunit B' theta isoform-like, which produces MIKLFGKKNPKKQSKTAGGGTSSSSSSTSSKKSDGGNKKVVGVSANSTVISAPYSVSASTGDKFVGDGSLKLNGNLVLASYDALPSFRDVPNSEKQNLFIRKVNMCCVLFDFTDPTKSLKEKEIKRQTLLELVEYVTSANVKFTEVVMQVVVKMVSTNLFRELMPQPRENKMVAFDVEEDEPAMDPSWPHLQIVYEFLLRFVASPETDAKIAKRYIDHSFVLRLLDLFDSEDPREREYLKIILHRVYGKFMVHRPYIRKAINNIFYRFVFETEKHNGIAELLEILGSIINGFALPLKEEHKLFLVRTLIPLHKPKCLAMYHQQLTYCMTQFVEKDCKLADTVIRGLLKYWPVTNSSKEVMFLGELEEILEATQPSDFQRCMVPMFRRIAHCLTSLHFQVAERALFLWNNDHIENLIKQNRKVILPIIFPALERNARHHWNQAVHSLSLNIRKIFYDLDPELFKECLHKFQEDELKEDEIKSRREATWKRLEEVAAKNTTSNEAVLVPSTGHSRT; this is translated from the exons ATGATTAAGTTATTTGGTAAGAAGAACCCTAAGAAGCAGTCAAAGACGGCTGGTGGTGGTACGTCTAGTTCTAGTTCTTCGACGAGTTCAAAGAAAAGTGATGGAGGAAACAAAAAGGTTGTTGGGGTATCAGCTAACAGTACTGTTATTTCAGCTCCTTATTCTGTTTCAGCTTCAACGGGGGATAAATTTGTTGGAGATGGGAGTTTAAAGCTGAATGGGAATCTTGTTTTAGCTTCTTATGATGCATTGCCAAGTTTTAGGGATGTTCCTAATTCTGAGAAGCAGAACTTGTTTATTAGGAAGGTCAACATGTGTTGTGTTTTGTTTGACTTCACTGATCCTACAAAGAGCCTTAAAGAAAAGGAGATCAAGCGACAGACGTTATTGGAGCTTGTGGAGTACGTAACGTCTGCAAATGTAAAGTTTACAGAAGTGGTGATGCAAGTTGTAGTAAAGATGGTGTCTACAAATTTGTTCAGGGAACTCATGCCCCAGCCTCGAGAGAATAAGATGGTGGCCTTTGATGTGGAAGAGGACGAACCTGCAATGGATCCGTCATGGCCACATCTGCAGATTGTATATGAGTTTCTTCTGAGGTTTGTTGCATCACCCGAAACTGATGCAAAAATTGCCAAAAGATATATAGATCATTCCTTTGTTCTCAGATTGCTTGATCTTTTTGACTCTGAGGATCCTAGGGAAAGGGAGTACTTGAAAATAATACTGCACCGTGTCTATGGGAAGTTCATGGTACACCGACCTTACATTAGGAAGGCTATTAATAACATATTTTATCGTTTTGTTTTTGAGACTGAAAAACATAATGGGATTGCAGAGCTTCTGGAAATTCTGGGCAGCATAATCAATGGGTTTGCTTTGCCACTAAAAGAAGAACACAAGCTTTTTCTTGTCCGGACATTGATTCCTCTGCATAAACCCAAATGCTTGGCCATGTACCATCAACAGTTAACGTATTGTATGACACAGTTTGTGGAGAAAGACTGCAAGCTTGCTGATACAGTTATTAGGGGATTGTTAAAGTATTGGCCAGTAACAAATAGCTCAAAAGAGGTCATGTTCCTTGGTGAGTTGGAGGAAATCTTGGAAGCTACTCAACCATCAGATTTCCAAAGGTGTATGGTGCCGATGTTTCGTCGAATTGCTCATTGTTTGACTAGCTTGCATTTCCAG GTGGCGGAAAGGGCTTTGTTCCTGTGGAACAACGATCACATAGAGAATTTAATAAAGCAGAATCGGAAGGTGATACTGCCTATCATCTTTCCTGCATTGGAGAGAAATGCCAGACACCATTGGAATCAGGCTGTTCACAGTTTGTCACTCAATATTCGGAAGATCTTCTACGATCTTGATCCTGAGCTATTCAAGGAGTGCTTGCACAAGTTTCAGGAAGACGAATTGAAGGAAGATGAGATTAAATCAAGGCGTGAAGCTACATGGAAACGATTAGAAGAAGTTGCTGCCAAAAATACTACAAGTAATGAAGCTGTGCTTGTGCCATCCACTGGGCATTCTCGAACTTAA